The window GGGCGAAGCCGGAAGGGGAGCGCGTTTGTGAAAGGGGAAGCGCCATGACGAAAGATCGGCGCGACCTGAACCACCTCGGCCCCGACGGCCGAGCGCGCATGGTGGACGTCGGAGCGAAGGCCGTCACGCGCCGCTCGGCCTCGGCCGAGGCGT is drawn from Planctomycetota bacterium and contains these coding sequences:
- the moaC gene encoding cyclic pyranopterin monophosphate synthase MoaC (MoaC; along with MoaA is involved in conversion of a guanosine derivative into molybdopterin precursor Z; involved in molybdenum cofactor biosynthesis) — translated: MTKDRRDLNHLGPDGRARMVDVGAKAVTRRSASAEA